ATACTCAGTCGTGGGTTGCACCTTGACGGCTTAGCTGACAGTGCCGATGGACTCTTCGGAGGCCTCGATCGCGAACGACGGCTCTCTATCATGAAGGATAGCCGCATCGGTACGTTTGGAACGCTTGCGCTGATCAGTGTCGTGTTGTTCAAACTCAGAGCTCTAGACCTTCTCTCTGGCAGTGACCGTAGTGTGGCACTCCTCCTTGGTCCGATGTTGAGTCGGTGGGCCTATGTGGTGATGGCCTATCGGGCGCTTCCCGCCCGCGCGGATGGGCTCGGTGCGGTACTTGTCCGTAACGTCTTCGTTCGTGAATTGGCAATTGCTAGTGGGACATCACTATTAGTGTCTATTTTGATCGGAGGAGTTGGAGGACTTTTGGCCCTGTTGCTGGCTGGTGCGTTCACCCTTGGGATGACACGTTTCTGTACCGCACGACTTGGTGGGGTGACGGGCGACTCCTTTGGGGCGGTAGGGGAAATCGTCGAGACCTCGACGTTCTGTCTCTTTGCGTTATTCGCTGCTGACGTGTCGGACATGTCACTCTAACTGAGTTTCAATGTCGGCCCGAAAGGGTCGTTCTGAGCGCAGCGAAACAGCATCACGGAGTTCTCCGCTACGCGCAGACTGTCAGGCGCGAGCAGTGACCTCCTCAAGTCGGTCAATATCATGGACCGTGGTTTAACGGGTCTGCTTGCGTGGGGAGCCTGCTTTGGGAGCTGTGAGCTGGGGCACCATTGTCTGTCCCGTTTCGGGTGGCTCTGCTGGCCGCAACGGTTTTTTGATGAATCGTTTGCGGTTCTCGTGGTATCCGGCTAGTTCTCGTTCTGCCGCGGTCAGCGCAGAGCGAAGCACCGCGGGAATCTGGGCACCATGTTTCTTGACGGTGAGGGTCCGACCAGAAACAGAGAGAACGACCTGAACTTGATTATCTCCTTGCTGGTGATGTGGGCTATGGGAGATCGTGACACGCGCGTGAGTGATTTCGTTGGGATAACGCTCACACTTCGTGAGCTTGTTCTCGATGAGATCACGCCAAGTTTGTCGTACTTCGGTGTTCCGTCCCTCAACGTTAATTTGCATAGCGCCTCCTTGCGACAGGATTGTTTATGCACGATGGAAGCCGTAACGATCAATGTACTACAAATCATGATGGCAGAATTCTTTGCTACGACCAACTCAGACATGAGGAAAAACGGCGCGTTTGTTCGATGAACGGCCATGGGAAAACGAGCCTCTTGTGCTCCGTATCTTACGATGCGGAGAAACCAAAGAGGCTCATCAATGTGTCCAAGGATGAAGAGAAGGAGAAGTCGAGTCCGGGAAAAGGTCTTTCTCAGATGCCCAGACAAAGACAAAGAGAACCAAGAGGAGGGAGAAAACCGAAGATTACGCTTCCGCTAGGAACTTGCTCTCTGGCAACACGGCGACCAACGGTTGCCCAGGTCGAGGCTGCGCCGATTGTTGAGCTTTCCACTCTTTTAGGGCCGTGCGCATCCGACCAGGGTGGATACCAAGGATCTCGCAAATGTTTTCAAATGAAAAATACCAGTGTGAATCTGTGGAATCGATCCATTCCTCAGCTTCCTGGAAGAGTCGTCGCTCATGCGGCTTTTTAGCTAGCACATACGTCTGAAAGCAATGAACCGCATCTTCTAACATCGCGAGCAACAATCGCCTTTCACCCTGAATCGGTTTCCTTCCCAATAGGGTAAAAAACTGCTCCGGTAGGAGCGTATCGGGCTCGAACATACAGCCTTCTCCTTTATACTTTGGGTTTGCGTGTGAAAGTTGAGCTAGTAACCTAGCGAAATCTTGGCTATAAGTAAAATAAGAAAAACTTTTCAACCCCATTAGGGCTATGCATATTGAGACACTAAAAGTCTTCTGTGATTTGGCAGATACTGGGAGCTTTTCCTTGGCCGCCTCAAAGAATTTCATCACTCAATCAGCGGTCAGCCAGCAAATTCGTAGTCTTGAAGATCGCTATGGGCGGGAACTGATTGAACGCTCCAAAGGACGCGCACGTCTGACTCAAGCGGGCGAGGTGCTCTATGAAGTGAGTAAAGAAATTGTCCAGCGTTACCGCGAAATCGAGAAT
This DNA window, taken from Deltaproteobacteria bacterium, encodes the following:
- a CDS encoding ribosome-associated translation inhibitor RaiA; this encodes MQINVEGRNTEVRQTWRDLIENKLTKCERYPNEITHARVTISHSPHHQQGDNQVQVVLSVSGRTLTVKKHGAQIPAVLRSALTAAERELAGYHENRKRFIKKPLRPAEPPETGQTMVPQLTAPKAGSPRKQTR
- the cobS gene encoding adenosylcobinamide-GDP ribazoletransferase produces the protein MAASVRTELLSALQFLTIFQLTKTLPFDERLFGRSSAYFPVVGLILGAFVWGADTLLQKTFPPTLRNLVLVVALVILSRGLHLDGLADSADGLFGGLDRERRLSIMKDSRIGTFGTLALISVVLFKLRALDLLSGSDRSVALLLGPMLSRWAYVVMAYRALPARADGLGAVLVRNVFVRELAIASGTSLLVSILIGGVGGLLALLLAGAFTLGMTRFCTARLGGVTGDSFGAVGEIVETSTFCLFALFAADVSDMSL